A genome region from Verrucomicrobiota bacterium includes the following:
- a CDS encoding c-type cytochrome, whose amino-acid sequence MPAWKLGGMRVETGNPSRGASRTPELLAQCLDLEEVEVEEARLLLRSFDFQKNSPVKEKALQKLAYNAWTKRSESGWMIGSEAFLRLKDSNLQTTPEFSQLLEALLDRVPRNSEFIKLVSTFSKENYYPEVIRIITSGSSRDLAVEGVRLLLNMEQDFLIEETLNKTSDEERAHLVSALGDSRDKRAISHLVQVLQNEGYKRSLRESAIRALGAYRDGAVALVTLARKNQFPEQFKPVAATALTQTTHVRAYEEAAQYFPIPKIRGEKALPGMTELLVYSGDAKRGREVFKETSCVACHQINGEGVNFGPDLSGIGGKLGKQGMYESIIDPNASVSESYQTATVELTNGSSNIGILVSETEQSILLRLPGGSDVRYDRSQVARVQTSEESLMPTGLQSLMTLDDLVNLVEYLISLR is encoded by the coding sequence ATGCCTGCCTGGAAGCTTGGTGGAATGCGGGTGGAGACTGGCAATCCATCCCGGGGAGCCAGTCGAACACCAGAGTTATTGGCGCAATGCCTGGACCTTGAAGAAGTAGAAGTTGAAGAAGCACGTCTTTTATTACGCTCGTTTGATTTTCAGAAAAACAGCCCCGTTAAGGAAAAAGCACTGCAGAAACTGGCTTATAATGCCTGGACTAAACGGTCTGAGTCCGGTTGGATGATTGGCAGCGAGGCGTTTCTCCGTCTTAAGGATTCGAATTTGCAAACCACACCGGAGTTTTCCCAACTTCTCGAGGCACTCCTCGACCGTGTGCCTAGGAACAGTGAATTTATCAAATTGGTTAGCACTTTTTCAAAAGAAAATTACTACCCGGAAGTTATCCGCATAATCACGAGTGGTTCTTCCAGGGACCTTGCTGTGGAGGGAGTTCGGTTGCTGTTAAACATGGAACAGGACTTCCTTATAGAAGAAACCCTAAACAAAACCTCCGATGAAGAGCGAGCCCACCTGGTATCAGCCCTAGGCGACAGCCGGGACAAACGTGCCATTTCCCACCTGGTTCAGGTTCTACAAAACGAGGGGTATAAGCGTTCACTCAGAGAAAGTGCAATTCGCGCATTGGGTGCATACAGAGATGGTGCGGTTGCGTTGGTAACACTCGCCCGTAAAAACCAATTCCCTGAACAGTTTAAACCGGTGGCTGCAACCGCCTTGACACAAACTACCCATGTAAGGGCCTACGAGGAAGCGGCACAATACTTTCCTATTCCAAAAATAAGGGGTGAGAAAGCCCTACCGGGTATGACCGAGCTATTAGTTTATTCGGGTGATGCCAAACGGGGTCGCGAAGTTTTTAAGGAAACTTCTTGCGTTGCCTGTCACCAGATAAATGGAGAAGGTGTGAATTTCGGACCCGACTTGTCCGGGATAGGAGGAAAACTCGGAAAGCAAGGTATGTATGAATCAATTATAGATCCAAATGCCAGCGTGTCAGAATCCTATCAAACCGCGACTGTTGAGTTAACTAACGGATCATCTAACATCGGAATACTGGTCAGTGAGACCGAACAGTCTATTCTCCTTCGGCTGCCGGGCGGTTCGGATGTTAGATATGATAGGTCTCAAGTGGCGCGGGTACAAACATCAGAAGAATCACTCATGCCAACTGGTTTGCAGTCGCTTATGACGTTAGACGATCTGGTCAATCTGGTTGAGTATTTAATTTCATTGAGGTGA
- a CDS encoding c-type cytochrome: MNPNFMNMAKNGTELIIQAKMIFEEKSREPIDFALTSGISPEHPLRGHPRARRRPTRGPHPRTLEKSKVNLRADFEPFTLMRLFLTFIGLLLSSVVPVLAADDYQPINSQAPGREPLSPEEAAAAITVPDGFSVTLFAGEPDVRQPVAMQIDDRGRVWVAESYSYNEWEMKGEDRIVILEDTNNDGRFDSRKIFYDKATHLSGMAIGFGGVWICNSPKLEFIPDRDGDDVPDGPPMVVLDGFTTDGEHNFFNGLTWGLDGWLYGRHGILAASLVGKPGAPASARIDVSCGIWRLHPVTHEFEIVARGTTNPWGLDWNDVGEMFMTGNVNGHLWHVIPGAFYPRMRGQGSAAHVYDRIPLTADHLHHEGKWTDSEKNEDGPEGNTDLLGGGHSHCGGMIYLGDNWPERYRNTIFMSNTHGRRINNDILERKGSGYVGHHGEDFMVANHPWYRGVTQIYGPDGGVYLSDWTDIGECHDNDGVHRTSGRIYKVVYGEGNDPDPVDLASQSNLDLVAYQLHRNDYFVRHSRRLLQERFVAGANVEDAREELFRMLDTGDYPVDRLLRFLWALHSGGGVGEGRLTALLDHANEHVRSWAVRLIGEGGHPTEAQFKKIRELASDGKSRLVRVYVASAFPRFSEAQQWALAEDLLADFGYETDQNLPYMIWYAIQPLVGSDIERASGFLDSCSDPQVYKNIARRITMDFDRDAATMPRLVDRIHATLNRGRIRNAEAGVHGIAEALRGLKGIKAPENWDLIRRAENSDLRQIASQLDPVFDESEPMTANDWLDLLGDETRRNQAIRELAAFDDPKIADELLKPYVYRRHLTEDRDATIATLSSRRSLAGPLVQAMSNGQVSPSDVSAFYARQIFNLGDDRLNKQLEQAWGKLRSSPQEKQVAISNWQSKLSPNVLADADIDAGKMVFQKNCASCHALFGEGGSLGPHLDGSNRQDLYYLLENLIDPSAVLPQDYRMTIVTLKDGRVLSGNISERTRHTITVASLDSNQIIPLSEVVNQEQIEQSTMPEGLLDLLSDTEVRDLIAYLQQ; the protein is encoded by the coding sequence ATGAATCCAAATTTTATGAATATGGCCAAGAACGGGACGGAATTGATTATACAGGCAAAAATGATTTTTGAAGAGAAGAGTCGTGAACCAATCGATTTCGCGCTTACCAGCGGAATATCTCCAGAACATCCTCTCCGCGGACACCCGCGTGCTCGAAGACGACCAACTCGCGGCCCTCACCCCCGCACGCTGGAAAAAAGCAAGGTCAATCTGAGGGCAGACTTTGAGCCGTTTACGCTTATGCGCCTTTTTCTCACATTTATCGGACTCCTGTTGTCGAGCGTGGTTCCTGTTTTGGCCGCAGATGATTACCAGCCGATAAACTCCCAGGCTCCGGGCCGGGAGCCATTGTCGCCGGAAGAGGCGGCTGCCGCTATCACGGTGCCGGACGGTTTTTCTGTGACCCTATTTGCCGGTGAGCCTGATGTGCGCCAACCGGTAGCGATGCAGATTGACGACCGGGGTCGCGTCTGGGTGGCTGAATCCTATTCGTACAATGAATGGGAAATGAAAGGGGAAGACCGGATTGTGATCTTGGAGGATACCAATAACGACGGTCGCTTTGATTCGAGGAAGATCTTTTATGACAAGGCGACGCATTTGTCGGGTATGGCGATCGGCTTCGGTGGCGTATGGATCTGTAATTCTCCAAAACTGGAGTTTATTCCTGATCGTGACGGAGATGATGTTCCAGATGGTCCGCCCATGGTCGTGCTAGATGGATTTACGACGGACGGGGAGCACAATTTCTTTAACGGCCTTACTTGGGGGCTCGATGGCTGGCTTTACGGGCGGCATGGGATATTGGCGGCGTCACTGGTTGGCAAACCTGGCGCCCCCGCTTCTGCGCGGATCGATGTCAGCTGCGGGATCTGGCGGCTTCACCCGGTGACCCATGAATTTGAGATCGTGGCTCGGGGGACCACCAATCCTTGGGGCCTCGACTGGAATGACGTGGGCGAAATGTTCATGACCGGCAACGTGAACGGCCATTTGTGGCATGTCATCCCTGGAGCCTTTTACCCTCGCATGCGCGGCCAAGGCTCCGCTGCTCACGTGTATGATCGCATTCCACTGACTGCGGATCACTTGCACCATGAAGGGAAGTGGACGGATTCAGAGAAGAACGAGGACGGCCCGGAAGGTAACACCGACTTGCTTGGTGGCGGACATTCGCACTGCGGGGGGATGATCTATCTCGGTGATAACTGGCCGGAGAGGTACCGGAACACCATTTTTATGAGCAACACTCATGGCCGTCGAATCAATAACGATATCCTGGAACGAAAGGGCTCTGGGTATGTTGGTCATCATGGTGAAGATTTCATGGTCGCCAATCATCCGTGGTATAGAGGGGTGACTCAGATCTACGGTCCGGATGGCGGGGTTTATCTCTCAGATTGGACTGACATCGGGGAATGCCACGACAACGATGGGGTGCATCGTACCAGTGGCCGTATCTATAAAGTGGTTTACGGAGAGGGGAATGATCCGGACCCGGTCGACCTGGCGAGTCAGTCCAACCTGGATCTCGTCGCCTATCAGCTGCACCGCAACGACTATTTTGTCCGTCACTCGCGTCGATTGCTGCAAGAGCGTTTCGTTGCTGGAGCGAATGTTGAGGATGCCCGGGAGGAACTGTTTCGCATGTTGGATACGGGTGACTATCCTGTTGATCGTCTGTTGCGGTTTTTGTGGGCCCTGCATAGCGGTGGTGGAGTAGGGGAAGGGCGACTGACCGCATTGCTTGACCATGCTAATGAGCATGTTCGAAGTTGGGCGGTGCGATTGATCGGAGAAGGAGGCCATCCGACGGAAGCTCAGTTCAAAAAGATCCGGGAACTAGCCAGCGATGGAAAGTCGCGCTTGGTCCGGGTGTATGTGGCCTCTGCCTTCCCTCGCTTTTCAGAGGCCCAACAGTGGGCGTTGGCGGAAGATCTGTTGGCAGATTTTGGATACGAAACGGATCAAAATCTTCCTTATATGATATGGTATGCAATCCAGCCGCTCGTCGGTTCGGATATTGAGCGGGCATCAGGGTTTCTAGACAGCTGTTCCGACCCGCAGGTATATAAGAACATAGCCCGAAGAATCACGATGGACTTTGACCGGGATGCAGCGACTATGCCTCGATTGGTGGACCGAATCCATGCAACTTTGAATCGTGGCCGGATTCGCAATGCTGAGGCGGGAGTTCACGGCATTGCAGAAGCCTTACGTGGATTGAAGGGGATCAAGGCGCCCGAGAACTGGGACTTGATTCGGCGGGCCGAGAATTCCGATCTACGGCAGATTGCGAGTCAGTTGGATCCGGTATTCGACGAGAGTGAGCCGATGACCGCCAATGACTGGCTGGATTTGCTCGGCGACGAAACCCGGAGGAATCAAGCAATTCGTGAGTTGGCGGCGTTCGACGACCCAAAAATCGCCGATGAATTACTAAAGCCTTATGTGTATCGACGACACCTAACTGAAGACCGTGATGCGACCATCGCGACCTTGAGTTCTCGTAGATCATTGGCGGGTCCGCTGGTTCAGGCCATGAGCAACGGACAGGTCTCTCCGTCAGATGTATCCGCGTTTTATGCACGGCAGATATTCAATCTCGGTGATGATCGATTGAATAAGCAACTTGAGCAGGCTTGGGGAAAATTACGGTCCAGTCCCCAGGAGAAGCAGGTGGCCATCAGCAACTGGCAATCGAAACTCTCACCCAATGTTTTGGCAGACGCTGATATCGATGCAGGAAAAATGGTATTTCAAAAAAATTGCGCATCCTGTCACGCGTTGTTTGGAGAAGGAGGATCACTCGGACCGCATCTCGACGGATCTAATCGTCAGGATCTATATTACCTCTTGGAGAACCTGATTGATCCCAGCGCCGTGCTTCCGCAGGACTATCGCATGACCATCGTGACGCTCAAAGATGGTCGGGTATTGAGCGGAAACATTTCAGAACGAACGCGTCATACGATCACCGTGGCGAGTTTGGATTCTAATCAGATCATACCGCTTAGCGAAGTGGTGAATCAGGAGCAGATTGAACAATCCACGATGCCAGAAGGCTTGTTGGACTTGTTAAGCGATACCGAGGTACGGGATTTGATAGCGTATTTGCAGCAGTAG